A window of Acidobacteriota bacterium contains these coding sequences:
- a CDS encoding cytochrome C produces MRTPKLLYAACALALLVAPAALANGSGNGIVGSPHDFSAESWNFRQEICRVCHVPHDHGRDIGLVGLLWNHALPNHAYTMYSSDTLDGAIDAEPTGISKMCLGCHDGTVAIDEFDKNIGSGGTLYIQDEDPDARIPNVPGGEGTDLRATHPLSIVYDENADPGLHPKTDPMGTSGTIADVLQNGKVQCSSCHDVHDSPGEAVPNTHLLRVAQTTNQGGSPSGLCLTCHAK; encoded by the coding sequence ATGAGAACCCCCAAGCTGCTGTACGCCGCTTGTGCCCTTGCGTTGCTCGTCGCGCCGGCGGCGCTCGCCAACGGGTCCGGCAACGGCATCGTCGGCAGCCCGCACGACTTCTCGGCGGAGTCGTGGAACTTCCGCCAGGAGATCTGCCGGGTCTGCCACGTGCCGCACGACCACGGCCGGGACATCGGCCTCGTCGGCCTGCTGTGGAACCACGCGCTGCCGAACCATGCCTACACCATGTACTCGTCGGACACGCTCGACGGCGCGATCGATGCCGAGCCGACCGGCATCAGCAAGATGTGCCTCGGCTGCCACGACGGCACGGTCGCCATCGACGAGTTCGACAAGAACATCGGAAGCGGCGGCACGCTCTACATCCAGGACGAGGATCCGGATGCCCGGATCCCGAACGTCCCGGGCGGTGAGGGCACCGACCTGCGGGCCACGCACCCGCTGTCGATCGTCTACGACGAGAACGCGGATCCCGGCCTGCACCCGAAGACCGATCCGATGGGGACCTCCGGGACGATCGCCGACGTCCTCCAGAACGGCAAGGTCCAGTGCAGCTCGTGCCACGACGTGCACGACAGCCCGGGCGAGGCGGTGCCGAACACGCACCTCCTTCGCGTCGCGCAGACCACCAATCAGGGCGGGAGCCCGTCCGGTCTGTGCCTGACCTGCCACGCGAAGTAG
- a CDS encoding SDR family oxidoreductase → MGPILITGSEGLVGRGLRRVLEAQGVPVRRYDLRGPERCDVLDRDRLLRAAEGCAGIVHLAGVSRVVWGQRAPRNCLRQNVLGTRRVLDAALRSPSRPFVLFASSREVYGRSRHLPATEDAPLAPVNVYGRSKLIAERDVLAACRLGLRTAVVRLSNVYGDVDDHPDRVVPAFARTAAEGGTIRICGRSNCFDFTHVEDAARGVVALVHLLLDGERGLPHVHLLTGRPTTLGRLAALAAANAAPGLTVVDAPPRRFDVERFFGDPRRAERILGWRARITVEEGMVRLVREFAERAAGAGRTARAV, encoded by the coding sequence ATGGGACCGATCCTGATCACCGGGTCCGAGGGGCTGGTCGGTCGAGGGCTGCGGCGGGTCCTGGAGGCGCAAGGCGTTCCGGTGAGGCGGTACGACCTGCGCGGTCCGGAACGGTGCGACGTGCTCGACCGCGACCGGCTCCTCCGGGCGGCCGAAGGCTGTGCTGGGATCGTGCACCTCGCCGGTGTCAGCCGCGTCGTGTGGGGCCAGCGCGCTCCCCGGAACTGCCTGCGGCAGAACGTCCTCGGGACGCGCCGCGTCCTCGACGCGGCGCTGCGGTCCCCCTCGCGGCCCTTCGTCCTGTTCGCCAGCAGCCGGGAGGTCTACGGCCGATCCCGCCACCTTCCGGCCACCGAAGACGCGCCGCTCGCACCGGTCAACGTCTACGGCCGGTCGAAGCTGATCGCCGAGCGAGACGTCCTGGCCGCCTGCCGCCTCGGCCTCCGGACGGCGGTCGTCCGACTGTCCAACGTCTACGGCGACGTGGACGATCATCCGGACCGGGTCGTCCCGGCCTTCGCCCGCACCGCGGCGGAGGGAGGGACGATCCGGATCTGCGGCCGGTCGAATTGCTTCGACTTCACGCACGTGGAGGACGCCGCGCGCGGCGTCGTCGCCCTCGTCCACCTGCTTCTGGACGGCGAGCGAGGCCTTCCGCACGTCCACCTGCTCACCGGACGGCCGACCACGCTCGGTCGCCTGGCTGCGCTCGCCGCCGCGAACGCGGCCCCGGGGCTGACGGTGGTCGACGCACCTCCGCGGCGGTTCGACGTCGAGCGGTTCTTCGGCGACCCGCGGCGCGCCGAGCGGATCCTCGGGTGGCGCGCGCGGATCACGGTGGAGGAGGGGATGGTCCGGCTCGTGCGAGAGTTCGCCGAGAGGGCGGCCGGCGCCGGCCGGACGGCGCGTGCCGTCTGA